From the Fusobacterium ulcerans ATCC 49185 genome, the window ATGTCCTTCTCCAAGACTTGTAGCAATAGTTATTAATTTTACTTTATTTATAAATTTCTTTGTCATAGCCACTGTTTCTTCATCTGTTCCAGTTTTTTTCAATGTAAATGAAAGCATTCCTCCTCCCATTCCATTCATTTGTTTTTGACATAATTCATAGTCTGGACTAGATTTCAATCCTGGATAATTTACTTTTTCAACAAGTGGATGATTTTCTAAGAATTCAGCTATTGCCAGAGCATTTTTGCAATGTCTTTCTACCCTCATGTCTAGTGTTCTTACTCCTCTGAGAATAAGCCATGCTGTCATTGGTGCAAGACATGCTCCTGTAAAACAAGGCATAGAAGGCCATTTTATTTTATGAATAAGTTCTCTTTTCCCAAGAACTGCTCCTCCTATTGCATCTCCATGTCCATTAAGAAATTTTGTAAGGCTGTGAACAACAAGATCTGCTCCTAATTTTGTTGGATATTGTATAGGATTTGGTGCAAATGTAGAGTCTACTACAAATATAAAATCCTGCTTTTCTTTTAATTTTGCAATTTTTTCTATATCTACCAATCTCAATGAAGGGTTCAATGGTGATTCTATATATACTATCTTTGTATTTGGTTTCAAGCATTTTTCTACATTTTTATAATCTGTAGCATCTACAAAATCTGCTTCTACTCCAAAATTCATAAGACATTCTTTTACAAAAAGTGTTGTATGAGAAAACATTCCATTTGCACAGATT encodes:
- a CDS encoding trans-sulfuration enzyme family protein, translating into MSIKEMELETKLAHGCHTPDSETRSLTSPIYQTATYGAVSQENFEDLCYNWGHVYARESNPTTDELARTLALLEGCETGVVTSSGMGAVTSMFFSQVKSGDHIICANGMFSHTTLFVKECLMNFGVEADFVDATDYKNVEKCLKPNTKIVYIESPLNPSLRLVDIEKIAKLKEKQDFIFVVDSTFAPNPIQYPTKLGADLVVHSLTKFLNGHGDAIGGAVLGKRELIHKIKWPSMPCFTGACLAPMTAWLILRGVRTLDMRVERHCKNALAIAEFLENHPLVEKVNYPGLKSSPDYELCQKQMNGMGGGMLSFTLKKTGTDEETVAMTKKFINKVKLITIATSLGEGHTLISLYDGGLVRIAVGLEKDSDLIGDLRDALDAVNEGER